Below is a window of Chthoniobacterales bacterium DNA.
GGCATACGGATGTCGAGAAACACGGCGTGGGGATTCGTGCGCGCACAGGCCTCGCGGGCCGCGGCGACATCGCCGGCCTCTGCGACCACTTCCACGCCCCCGATTTCGAGCAGCGATTGCCGCAGCGCCTGCCGCGCCAGCGGTTCGTCGTCCGCAAGGATCACGCGGAGCACGGCTCTCCCTCCAGGCGTAGTTCCGCGGTGACGATCCCGTTCATCTGGCTCAATTCGAATTCCGCCCGGCCGGGATAATGAAACTCCAGTCGACGCCGCAACGTCTCGAGCCCCACGCCCTCGACGACCTCGAGGCTCTCCGGCAGACGCCCGGGATTACTGACGGATATCGTGAGCCGGTCGCCCTTGCAGCCCGCGTAGATCCGGATCGCGCAGCGCTCGGCCAGCAGGCCGTGCTTCACCGCATTCTCCACGAGCGGCTGGAGCAGAAAACTCGGCACGAGCCGGCGACGGGCGTCGAGTTCCGCCCCCACACTGGTCTCCATCCGCTCGCCGAAGCGCGCCTGCTCGATGCGGAGATAGGCGGCGACGGCGTCGAGTTCCGAGGCCAGGGGCGCGAGCACGCTGTGCCGATGCTCGAGCGAATAGCGCAGGTAATCGGAGAGCTCATGCACCATCTCTCGCGCCGCCTCGGGATGGATCGGAATTTCCGAAGCGATCCCGTTGAGCGAATTGAAGAGAAAATGCGGGTCGAGCTGGGCGCGGAGGAGTTGCAGTTCCATGCGCTGCGCCGATTCCGTGGCCGATTGCGCCCGCGCGGCTTCGCCAAGGGCGCGAGCCCGCGTCTGCAGCCCGAAGTAAACGAGACTCCACGCCAGATACACGAGCGAGATGAAGATGATGCGAAAAAGCCACTCCTCGCGTGGCGTCCAGCCGGGGCTGTGCCAGCCGGTCATCTCGACGAAACCTCGCGAAATCGCCGCCTGGGAGAAGCCGGCGGCGAGGCTCAGCGCCACCATCCACACCGCAGTGCGAAAGCGAAAGGGATCCGCCAGCGTGGGCCGCCGATAGATTCCGTAGAGCACCAGAGAGAACAGGAACGCCAGCGGCTCCTGCATTAGCGTCAGCCCGAGCGCGCGACCGAAGTCCTCGAAAGTGACGTAGCGCACGACAAACTCGAAGGCGCCGAAGATCAGCCAGATGACGATGTTGATCTTCCAGAACGAAACGGAAAACCATCGATCGAGCCGGGATTGCACGCCCGCATCGTGCGAATCGCGCGGCGCAGGGTCAACACCGCAAAGTCTTCCGCGCGGCGGGTTCAACGACTTTCCGGCCCGATTCGCCGAGTGCGGCGCGACAACCGGGAATTTGCCGGCAAATCGTAGAGTCCGCCATCCGCACCGATGCCCGATTTCCGTCTTCTGCCCTCCACGCGCGCTCGACAGCGCGAAAAACGCCCCGATCTCGCCGGCCCGAGGGAATTCATTTCCTACCGGGAAGGACAATTCTTTCAA
It encodes the following:
- a CDS encoding histidine kinase, which codes for MQSRLDRWFSVSFWKINIVIWLIFGAFEFVVRYVTFEDFGRALGLTLMQEPLAFLFSLVLYGIYRRPTLADPFRFRTAVWMVALSLAAGFSQAAISRGFVEMTGWHSPGWTPREEWLFRIIFISLVYLAWSLVYFGLQTRARALGEAARAQSATESAQRMELQLLRAQLDPHFLFNSLNGIASEIPIHPEAAREMVHELSDYLRYSLEHRHSVLAPLASELDAVAAYLRIEQARFGERMETSVGAELDARRRLVPSFLLQPLVENAVKHGLLAERCAIRIYAGCKGDRLTISVSNPGRLPESLEVVEGVGLETLRRRLEFHYPGRAEFELSQMNGIVTAELRLEGEPCSA